The Streptomyces sp. cg36 genomic interval GAGCCCGCCGACGGCGAGGCCCCCGGCCACGTACAGCAGGCGCGCCGCGCCGAAGCCCTCGGCCGCGATCTCCTTCAGCCCGTACACCACCGGCAGTACCGCGCCCATCGAGAGCACCGCGCCCAGCAGGTCGAACTTCCCGGGCGCCGGGTCCTTGAACTCGGGGACCAGCAAGGGCGCGAGCACCAGCAGGAGCAGCATCGCCGGGACGTTGATCAGGAACACCGAGCCCCACCAGAAGTGCTCCAGCAGGACCCCGCTCAGCACCGAGCCGAGCGCGATGCCGCCCGCCATGGCGCCGGACCAGATGCCGATGGCCTGGCCGCGCTGCCTGTCGTCGCGGAACATGTTGCGGACCAGGCCCATGGTGGAGGGCATCAGGGTGGCGCCGCCGACGCCGAGCAGGGCGCGTGCGGCGATCAGCATCTCGGCGCTGGTCGCGTAGGCCGCGGTCACCGAGGCGAGTCCGAAGGCCGTCGCGCCGATCAGGAGCAGCCTGCGGCGCCCGATCCGGTCCCCGAGCGAGCCCATCGTGATGAGCAGCCCGGCGAGCGCGAACGCGTAGACGTCGAAGATCCACAGCTGCTGGGTGGCGCTCGGGTCGAGCTCCCGCGTGATCGACGGGATCGCGAAGTAGAGGACGGAGACGTCCATCGAGACCAGGAGGAGCGGCAGCAGGAGGACGACGAAGGCGGTCCATTCCCTGCGCCCGGCGCGGAGGTTCGTGCTCGGTGAGTGCGTCATGACAGGAACTGTACGGCTGTTTAATACAGCCGTCTAGAACGAATGTATAAGACATGCGTAAGGCCCCTCCGGAAGCTCCGGAGGGGCCTGGTCGCGCTCGTGTCGGGGCGGGCGCGGGGGGCCGTGCGGCCGGCGCCGGGCGCTCAGGCCCCCGGCCGCCAGGGCGGGGTCTGGTTCCAGCCCCACTTCGGCACGGTCGCCCCGGTGCCCGTCACCGGCGGCGGCTGGGGCCCCGAGTAGACGAGCGCCATCCGCGTCCCCCACTCGATGTAGTACGCGAACACCGCCCGGAACTCCGGGTCGTCCGGCAGCCCCACCTCGTCCGCCGCGTCCGTCAGGAGCGCGATCCAGCGCCGCCGCTGCTCCTCGGTGATGCCCCGGCCCAGATGGCGGCCGGCCATGTGGTCGTGGCCGCCGTGGGCCGCGGTGTAGTCGGCGGGGCCGCCGAAGACCTCGCCCAGCCAGACGGCCACGTGGTGGGCGTGCTCGGCCGGGGCCGCGGCGAAGACCGGCGCGAGCAGCGGGTCCTTGTGCACGTGCCCGTAGAAGACCTCGGTCAGCCGGTCGAGCGCCTCTTGGCCGCCCATCCACTCGTAGACGCTGGGGGTCCCCGGAGCGTCGCTCATGCGTTGTCCTCCTCGGTCGGCCCCGACGCGCGGTCGGGGCCCTGGGCGCGGACTTCCCGTACCCGCTCCAGGGAGTCGCGCAGCTCCCCGAGCCAGTCGTCCGTGCGACTCTCCACGAGCCGTACGCACCAGGCAAGGGCCTCGCTGCGGCTGCGGGCCACGCCGCCCGCCACCAGGGTGTCCAGGACCTGCCGTTCGGGCTGGCGCAGCCGGGTCATGACGGGGGCCGAGACCTGGGTGAACATCGCCCGGCGGCCCCCGCACTCGGCGCCCCAGGAGACCTTGCGGCCGTAGCGGTGCTCGGCCTCGCGGGCCACCGCGATCCGCTCGTCGCGGGTGCGCTCGCGGAACTCCTGGATGCGGCCGTCGAGGGCGGCGGCGCGCTCGGCGGGGGAGGCGCCGTCGGCGAGCCCGGGCTCGGGGACGCGCCCGACGACGGTGATCTCCTCGCGGTCGACGGTGACGTCCACCAGGCGCTCGAAGAGTCCGTCCGGGATGCGGCCGGTGAACCAGCCGCGGAGCTGCTCGTGCTGTTCGGCTGTAATCATGTAATCAGGATTACTCCGCCGGGATCGGCCCGCCAAGCGTGTTCGCCGTGGGCCCGAAACATGTAGGGGCAACGCAAAAAGCCCTCCGCTGTCGCGAAGGGCTTCCTGCTGTCTGTGCGCCGCCAGGGACTCGAACCCCGGACCCGCTGATTAAGAGTCAGCTGCTCTAACCAACTGAGCTAGCGGCGCCTGCTGACAGAGAAAATACTACCTGGTCCGCGGGGGTGCTCAGAACCACCCGGCCGGGCCGCGCCGGCGCCGCGGAAACGACTCGCCTGGATCGTTCAGATCGCCAGTGAGAGCACCACCGGGGCCGCGCGCCGGTTCAGGGTGTCGGCCGCCGAGCGCAGCCGGTGGGCGTGCTCGATCGGCAGCGAGAGCGCGAGGCAGCCGACCGCCGAGCCCGCCGTGAGCGGGACGGCCGCGCAGACCGTGCCCACCGCGTACTCCTGGAGGTCGAGGACCGGGACCGTGGCGGGCTGGCTGTCCAGCTTGGTGAAGAGCACCCGCTCGTTGGTGATGGTCCGCGAGGTCAGCCGGGCGATCTTGTGCCGGGAGAGGTGGTCGCGCCGCCCGTTCTGGTCGAGCTGGGTGAGCAGGCACTTGCCGACCGCGCTGGCGTGGGCCGCCGAGCGGAAGTCCACCCACTCGTTGACCTTGGGCGCGCGGGGGCCGTCCGCGTACTGCGTGATCTTCACTTCGCCGTCGATGTAGCGGCTGATGTAGACCGCCGCGCCCACCGAGTCGCGCAGTTCGGTGAGGGTGCTCTGGAGCTTGGCCTCCAGGGCCTGCTGGCGCACCACGCCGGAGCCGAGCAGCACGGTGGAGTCGCCGATCACATACGCCCCGTCGGCCACCTGCTCCACATAGCCCTCGCAGCGGAGCATGAGCAGCAGCGAGGCGAGGTGCGCGGTGGGCAGTCCGGTCTCGCGGGCGATCTGGACGTCCGTCACCCCGCTCGCGTGCTTGGAGATCGTCTCCAGGACGCGGAAGGCGTACTGCACCGAATGGAACGGTGCGGTCGGCTCTGGCTTCAGCGCCACGGTTTCCCCCTAGCAGGTCGAGACCGCGAGGTTGGACAGCTTCACCATTCCACGATAACCGCCAAGACCCGTTTCCGGTGGGGGTGTTGACGAGATTGATGATGCGCCCCTGGCGCTGTCCTGGGGCGCATCCGTCTGGCATATGCCAAAGGCAAGATCTATGGCCGGAACATGAGGTCAGAGCACCGCGCCCAGGAACTCGCGCGTACGTTCGTGCGTGGCGTCGGCGAAGATTTTCTCCGGCGGACCGGACTCGATGACCTTCCCGGAATCGAACATCATGACCTCGTCGGAGATGTCGCGCGCGAAGTTCATCTCGTGCGTGACGCACAGCATCGTGATGTCGGTGGTGGTCGCGACGTCCCGCAGCACGTCCAGCACCCCGGCCACCAGCTCCGGGTCGAGCGCCGAGGTCACCTCGTCGAGAAGCAGCACCTGGGGGCGCATGGCCAGGGCCCGCGCGATCGCCACCCGCTGCTGCTGACCGCCCGACAGCTGGGACGGCCTGGCCCCGCTGCGGTCGGCGAGGCCCACCAGGTCCAGCAGACCCCGGGCGCGCTCCTCGGCCTCGTCGGGGGAGAGCCCGAGCACCCGGACCGGCGCCTCGGTGATGTTGCGCAGCACCGTCATGTTGGGGAAGAGGTTGAACTGCTGGAAGACCATCCCGATCTTCTTGCGGGCCTCCCGGCGCTCCTTCTCGGCGGCCGGAAAGAGCCGGTCCCCATTGACCTGGATCGTCCCGGAGTCGGGCGTCTCCAGGGTCATCAGCAGCCGCAGGATCGTGGTCTTTCCGGAACCGGACGGTCCGATCAGCGTGACATGGCGTCCCGGCCGCACCGAGAAGCACAGGTCGTCCAGGACGGTGGTGGTGCCGAAGACCTTGGTGACCTGGTCGAAGACGATCAGGGGCGAGTCGGCCGGACCGGACGCGCCGCCGTCGGCGGGCACCTCGGCGGGCAGGTCGGCGGGGGCGGGGGCGTGGGGGGCACGGTCAGCGGGCAAGGCGGCGCTCCAGGGCTCGGACGAGAAGGGAAGCCGGGTAGGCGATGAGGACGAAGGCGACACCGACCACGGTCAGCGGCTCGGTGTACTGGAAGGTCGAAGCGCCCTCCAGCCGCGACTGCTGGAGCATCTCCAGCACGCTGATCCCGGCGAGCAGCGGAGTGTCCTTGAGCATCGAGATGACGTAGTTGCCGAGCGCGGGCGCGATGCGGCGCAGCGCCTGCGGCAGGATCACCGCGGACCAGGTGCGGTGCGCGGGCAGGCTGAGCGCGGTGGCCGCCTCCCACTGGCCCCTGGGCACGGCGTCGATGCCGGCCCGGTAGACCTGCGCGGTGTACGTGGAGTAGTGCAGCCCGATGGCGAGGATGCCGGTGGTCAGCGCGGAGAACCGCACGCCCCACTCGGGCAGCACGAAGAAGAGGAAGAACAGCTGCACCAGCAGGGGCGTGGTGCGGATGAACTCGGTGACGGCCGCCACCGGCCAGCGCACCAGCCGGTAGGGGGCGCGCAGCGCCAGCGCCCACACGAGGCCCAGCGTGAACGAGATGACCGAACCGAGCGCCAGCACCTGGAGGGTGACCAGCACCCCGTCCCAGAAGCGCGGCATGAAGTCCGCGACGGCGGACCAGTCCCAGGACGAGTGCGCCGCTTGGGCGAGGGCGGAAGGAGCCGGGGCCGTGGGCATCACTTGGCCGTCACCCCCAGGTTGGCCTTGGTGCGGCGCTCGAGTGCCTTCATGCCGCGGGTGATCCCCAAGGCGAGGACGAAGTAGATGACGAGGGTGACGCTGTAGATGCGCGCGCTGTCCTGGGTGGCGAGGCGGACCAGGTACGCGGCGAACGAGACGTCCCCGACGCCGAGCAGCGAGACCAGCGCGGTCCCCTTCAACAGCTCGATCAGCAGGTTGCAGAACGGCGGGAGCATCTCCGGCACCGCCTGCGGCAGCACCACCAGCCGCATCCGCTGCCAGGGGGTCAGGCTCAGCGCGATCCCCGCCTCGCGCTGGGCGGGGGCCACCGAGTTCAGCCCGCCCCGGACGATCTCCGCCCCGTACGCCCCGTAGGAGAGGCCGAGCGCCAGGACGGCCGCCCACATCGGCACCAGCTGCCACCCGGCCAGCGGCGGCAGCACGAAGAACAGCCAGAACATCAGGACCAGGGCGGACATGCCCCGGAAGACCTCGGTGTAGAACCCGGCCAGGAACCGCACCAGCCGGCTGCGGTGGGTGCGGGCCATGCCGACCCCGAAGGCGACGGCCCCGGCCAGGGCCGC includes:
- a CDS encoding group II truncated hemoglobin, with the protein product MSDAPGTPSVYEWMGGQEALDRLTEVFYGHVHKDPLLAPVFAAAPAEHAHHVAVWLGEVFGGPADYTAAHGGHDHMAGRHLGRGITEEQRRRWIALLTDAADEVGLPDDPEFRAVFAYYIEWGTRMALVYSGPQPPPVTGTGATVPKWGWNQTPPWRPGA
- a CDS encoding IclR family transcriptional regulator, which encodes MALKPEPTAPFHSVQYAFRVLETISKHASGVTDVQIARETGLPTAHLASLLLMLRCEGYVEQVADGAYVIGDSTVLLGSGVVRQQALEAKLQSTLTELRDSVGAAVYISRYIDGEVKITQYADGPRAPKVNEWVDFRSAAHASAVGKCLLTQLDQNGRRDHLSRHKIARLTSRTITNERVLFTKLDSQPATVPVLDLQEYAVGTVCAAVPLTAGSAVGCLALSLPIEHAHRLRSAADTLNRRAAPVVLSLAI
- a CDS encoding amino acid ABC transporter ATP-binding protein — encoded protein: MPADGGASGPADSPLIVFDQVTKVFGTTTVLDDLCFSVRPGRHVTLIGPSGSGKTTILRLLMTLETPDSGTIQVNGDRLFPAAEKERREARKKIGMVFQQFNLFPNMTVLRNITEAPVRVLGLSPDEAEERARGLLDLVGLADRSGARPSQLSGGQQQRVAIARALAMRPQVLLLDEVTSALDPELVAGVLDVLRDVATTTDITMLCVTHEMNFARDISDEVMMFDSGKVIESGPPEKIFADATHERTREFLGAVL
- the ehuD gene encoding ectoine/hydroxyectoine ABC transporter permease subunit EhuD codes for the protein MPTAPAPSALAQAAHSSWDWSAVADFMPRFWDGVLVTLQVLALGSVISFTLGLVWALALRAPYRLVRWPVAAVTEFIRTTPLLVQLFFLFFVLPEWGVRFSALTTGILAIGLHYSTYTAQVYRAGIDAVPRGQWEAATALSLPAHRTWSAVILPQALRRIAPALGNYVISMLKDTPLLAGISVLEMLQQSRLEGASTFQYTEPLTVVGVAFVLIAYPASLLVRALERRLAR
- the ehuC gene encoding ectoine/hydroxyectoine ABC transporter permease subunit EhuC, which translates into the protein MTAGLWQHWVLPGIWITVQLTVYSAALAGAVAFGVGMARTHRSRLVRFLAGFYTEVFRGMSALVLMFWLFFVLPPLAGWQLVPMWAAVLALGLSYGAYGAEIVRGGLNSVAPAQREAGIALSLTPWQRMRLVVLPQAVPEMLPPFCNLLIELLKGTALVSLLGVGDVSFAAYLVRLATQDSARIYSVTLVIYFVLALGITRGMKALERRTKANLGVTAK